One genomic window of Cercospora beticola chromosome 5, complete sequence includes the following:
- a CDS encoding uncharacterized protein (antiSMASH:Cluster_4): MSSQDEGRGFGQPPGSSRDDAVAPGTSSTVVQVDDSNNQHKLNKKRNKPTLNCLKCVERKTRCDRARPSCFACTRRETQCEYTNVANIIAEAGQVGKCKRRRRTHERDSEGQVGVQYSPTRTPAFVGEVEIFDNLNAPSYTSNDEQFQQQNLLMAPQNDCDISSMSPIFADVVATFSPVVIHTPGAPASHEQHALLNLFGTGSQHPFQNYWTENGGLFEVIAGLPSKVQADFLVRTYFESIDPIYPIIAHETFLAEFERFWRLSDEEKQKYDPTHVALQFAVFAAATQHTGNDGFVTDHENMSEFYLSCCHQSLCISSYLNRISIPTIQTMVLICHFLMACDRITDAWTIAGIMQRQIYGLKLHHKPGHETSSNGANKTRIQYRLWQAAMFQDTGLSLQMSLPPTTMYHTLDVESLREAESLSPSGFGTTDKASREQPLGLDVAHKQQVIARFRDLYSSRDEPFCLFGSNRFDGLPPRLLYQTATVAINYFHALALLYLDEDNGAGTTTDTSGVITSCHEGMLAFFAMIRLCPSKANAWGPAHNRTFAMATMLGTLLPIQRKESRQVGADDFQYMQGKSDLD, translated from the exons ATGAGCTCGCAGGACGAAGGCAGAGGTTTTGGGCAGCCGCCTGGCTCATCTCGCGACGATGCTGTTGCCCCAGGAACCTCCAGCACCGTGGTCCAGGTTGATGACTCTAACAACCAACATAAACtcaacaagaagcgcaacaaACCCACCTTGAATTGCCTTAAATGCGTCGAAAGGAAGACCAGATGTGATCGAGCACGGCCGTCTTGCTTCGCTTG CACCCGACGCGAAACCCAGTGCGAGTACACCAACGTGGCCAACATTATTGCTGAGGCAGGCCAAGTTGGTAAATGTAAACGTCGACGGCGGACCCATGAAAGGGATTCCGAAGGCCAAGTGGGAGTGCAATACTCCCCTACGCGAACACCAGCGTTCGTGGGCGAAGTGGAAATCTTCGACAATCTCAATGCACCATCCTACACATCCAACGATGAGCAATTTCAACAGCAGAACTTGCTAATGGCTCCCCAGAATGATTGCGACATCAGTAGCATGTCACCAATCTTCGCCGACGTCGTTGCGACTTTCTCCCCCGTGGTCATACATACGCCAGGAGCACCTGCTTCGCATGAACAACATGCCTTGCTGAATCTCTTCGGCACAGGTTCGCAGCATCCCTTTC AGAACTATTGGACCGAGAACGGCGGATTGTTTGAGGTTATTGCAGGTCTGCCGTCCAAAGTACAGGCCGACTTTCTAGTACGGACATATTTCGAGAGCATCGACCCAATCTACCCTATTATCGCCCACGAAACCTTTCTTGCGGAATTTGAGCGCTTTTGGCGACTTTCGGATGAGGAAAAACAGAAATACGATCCTACGCATGTTGCACTTCAGTTCGCTGTTTTCGCTGCGGCGACCCAACATACTGGCAATGATGGCTTTGTAACGGACCACGAGAACATGTCGGAGTTCTATCTAAGTTGCTGTCACCAAAGCTTATGTATATCGAGCTACTTGAACCGGATCTCTATTCCGACCATCCAGACCATGGTGCTGATCTGCCATTTCCTGATGGCTTGTGACCGAATAACAGACGCCTGGACCATTGCTGGCATCATGCAGCGGCAAATCTATGGGTTAAAATTGCACCATAAACCAGGACACGAAACGTCAAGCAATGGCGCTAACAAAACGCGGATCCAGTATCGCCTGTGGCAAGCTGCGATGTTTCAAGACACTGGCCTCTCACTGCAGATGAGCCTTCCTCCTACGACCATGTATCATACATTGGACGTCGAGTCTCTGCGAGAAGCCGAATCATTGAGCCCAAGCGGGTTCGGCACGACTGACAAAGC GTCTCGTGAACAACCGCTGGGTCTCGACGTCGCTCACAAGCAGCAAGTGATCGCTCGCTTTCGAGATCTCTACAGTTCACGGGACGAGCCATTCTGTCTGTTCGGATCCAATCGATTCGATGGCCTTCCTCCACGCCTCCTCTATCAAACTGCTACGGTTGCCATCAACTACTTTCATGCGCTTGCGTTGCTTTACCTCGATGAGGACAATGGTGCCGGGACTACAACTGATACCTCTGGGGTTATCACTTCCTGTCACGAAGGTATGCTGGCGTTCTTCGCGATGATCAGGCTATGCCCCAGCAAGGCAAATGCATGGGGACCTGCTCACAATCGCACTTTCGCCATGGCT ACTATGCTTGGAACACTATTGCCGATCCAGCGAAAAGAATCACGGCAAGTGGGCGCCGACGATTTTCAGTACATGCAAGGCAAGAGCGATCTTGACTGA